A stretch of the Sorangium aterium genome encodes the following:
- a CDS encoding DUF1810 domain-containing protein, with amino-acid sequence MSDPYDLQRFVDAQAPVYARVLAELRRGEKTSHWMWFIFPQLKGLGHSAMAQRYGIASKAEAEAYLQHPTLGPRLLECARLVNQIEGRSLYDIFDSPDDMKFCSSMTLFSRAAPGEGTFLAALDKYCGGEPDPQTLALLE; translated from the coding sequence ATGTCCGATCCGTACGACCTGCAACGATTCGTGGACGCGCAGGCTCCGGTCTATGCCCGCGTCCTGGCCGAGCTGCGCCGAGGAGAGAAGACCAGCCACTGGATGTGGTTCATCTTTCCGCAGCTGAAGGGCCTGGGTCACAGCGCCATGGCCCAGAGGTACGGCATCGCTTCGAAGGCCGAAGCCGAGGCGTATCTGCAGCACCCGACGCTCGGTCCGAGGTTGCTCGAGTGCGCTCGCCTCGTGAACCAGATCGAGGGGCGCTCGCTCTACGACATCTTCGATAGCCCCGATGACATGAAGTTTTGCTCGTCGATGACCCTGTTCTCCCGCGCGGCCCCCGGCGAGGGGACGTTCCTCGCGGCGCTCGACAAGTACTGCGGCGGCGAGCCCGATCCGCAGACGCTCGCGCTGCTCGAGTAG
- a CDS encoding LysR family transcriptional regulator yields MNRATDRFEGLTVFLTVARHLSFRAAAAELGVTTGAVSQAIRALERRVGLPLFSRTTRRVGLTEAGERLHERLAPAAGEISAALEALDELRGQPAGLLRLTVPRTAVPFVIEPVLPRFRRAYPDVAVEISVDDALVDLAESGFDAGVRLGEDLAQDMTAVRLTPDLRWLVVGAPSYFAAHGRPEEPEDLLAHTCIRYRFQSSALYRWEFVRDHREITVHAPGTLTVNDANLAVSLARDGLGLAYMFDLAVAEDLASGALATALERHAPTGPGFFLYFPARAQTQAKLRAFIDTALAVLMPEGRRKVDETRAAS; encoded by the coding sequence ATGAACCGCGCGACGGACCGCTTCGAGGGTCTGACCGTCTTCCTCACCGTGGCGAGGCACCTGAGCTTCCGCGCCGCCGCCGCGGAGCTCGGCGTGACCACGGGCGCCGTGAGCCAGGCGATCCGCGCGCTCGAACGCCGCGTCGGCCTCCCGCTCTTCTCGCGCACGACGCGCCGCGTGGGGCTCACCGAGGCCGGCGAGCGGCTGCACGAGCGCCTCGCGCCCGCGGCCGGGGAGATCAGCGCCGCGCTCGAGGCGCTCGACGAGCTCCGCGGCCAGCCCGCGGGGCTGCTCCGCCTCACCGTCCCTCGGACGGCCGTACCGTTCGTGATCGAGCCGGTGCTCCCGCGCTTCCGCCGCGCTTACCCCGACGTGGCCGTCGAGATCTCGGTGGACGACGCCTTGGTCGATCTCGCCGAGAGCGGCTTCGACGCCGGTGTGCGGCTCGGCGAGGACCTCGCCCAGGACATGACCGCCGTGCGCCTCACGCCCGATCTCCGCTGGCTCGTCGTCGGCGCACCGTCGTACTTCGCCGCCCACGGCCGCCCGGAGGAACCCGAAGATCTGCTCGCCCACACGTGCATCCGGTATCGATTCCAGAGCTCCGCGCTCTATCGCTGGGAGTTCGTGCGCGATCACCGCGAGATCACCGTGCACGCTCCTGGCACGCTCACGGTGAACGACGCCAATCTGGCGGTGTCCCTTGCGCGCGACGGGCTCGGGCTCGCTTACATGTTCGATCTGGCCGTCGCCGAGGATCTGGCGAGCGGGGCGCTCGCGACGGCGCTCGAGCGCCACGCGCCGACGGGGCCCGGATTCTTCCTCTACTTCCCCGCCCGCGCGCAGACGCAGGCGAAGCTGCGCGCGTTCATCGACACGGCCCTCGCCGTGCTCATGCCGGAGGGCCGGCGGAAGGTGGATGAGACGCGCGCCGCCTCGTGA
- a CDS encoding RidA family protein, whose product MAITLVNPSGLPKIEAYRQVSVATGSKLVFIAGQVAWDADARTIGRGDFAAQVEQCYLNVATALAGVGGSFNDVAKLTIYAVGWTPDKMPLLLEGIARAAAKLGVTPVPPGTLLGVSALSDPEHLVEVEATAVID is encoded by the coding sequence ATGGCCATCACCCTGGTGAACCCCAGCGGGTTACCGAAGATCGAGGCGTATCGACAGGTGTCGGTCGCCACCGGGTCGAAGCTCGTGTTCATCGCAGGCCAGGTCGCCTGGGATGCCGACGCGAGGACGATCGGCAGGGGCGACTTCGCCGCTCAGGTCGAGCAGTGTTATCTCAACGTCGCCACCGCCCTGGCCGGGGTCGGCGGCTCCTTCAACGACGTGGCGAAGCTGACCATCTATGCCGTCGGCTGGACTCCCGACAAGATGCCCCTGCTGTTGGAGGGGATCGCTCGGGCGGCCGCGAAGCTGGGAGTCACTCCGGTCCCGCCAGGCACGCTGCTGGGTGTCAGCGCGCTCTCCGATCCCGAGCACCTGGTCGAGGTCGAGGCCACCGCGGTCATCGACTGA
- a CDS encoding pyridoxal phosphate-dependent aminotransferase, with the protein MRISRRSQVPPFAVMEVLAAANARRAAGEPVISLCAGQPGSGAPAAVRARAAALLAEGDLGYTEALGIPALRRALAEHYGRWYGVELDPSRVALTTGSSGGFLLAFLAAFEAGDRVALARPGYPAYRNILRSLGVEVVELPCGPESRFQLTTSHLMAARDGGKLDGVILASPANPTGTMVDAAELDAMARWCAEHGVRLVSDEIYHGLTYGPWAGRQATAARHVDAGAVVVSSFSKYWAMTGWRLGWLVLPPELVPTVDALAGNLALCPPALAQHAALAALTPEAYAEADRLVEGYAAARDLLLRRLPELGWKVAPPDGAFYLYADVGTDDSVAWCERLLADTGVALTPGTDFDGIGGARYVRLSFAAPVEQVDEAVTRIVAWQRQRAR; encoded by the coding sequence GTGAGGATCAGCCGCCGCTCGCAGGTGCCGCCGTTCGCTGTCATGGAGGTGCTCGCCGCCGCCAACGCGCGGCGCGCGGCGGGTGAGCCGGTCATCAGCCTGTGCGCGGGCCAGCCGGGCTCCGGGGCGCCCGCGGCCGTGCGCGCGCGGGCGGCCGCGCTCCTGGCGGAGGGCGACCTCGGGTACACCGAGGCGCTCGGCATCCCGGCGCTGCGCCGCGCGCTCGCGGAGCACTACGGCCGCTGGTACGGCGTGGAGCTCGACCCGTCGCGCGTCGCGCTCACCACCGGGTCGTCGGGCGGGTTCCTGCTCGCGTTCCTCGCGGCGTTCGAGGCGGGCGACCGCGTGGCGCTCGCTCGCCCGGGCTACCCGGCGTACCGGAACATCCTTCGCTCCCTCGGGGTGGAGGTGGTCGAGCTGCCGTGCGGCCCGGAGAGCCGGTTCCAGCTGACGACGTCGCACCTCATGGCCGCGCGCGACGGTGGAAAGCTCGACGGCGTGATCCTGGCGAGCCCGGCGAACCCGACGGGCACGATGGTCGACGCCGCGGAGCTCGACGCGATGGCGCGCTGGTGCGCGGAGCACGGCGTCCGGCTTGTGAGCGACGAGATTTACCACGGCCTCACGTACGGCCCGTGGGCCGGGCGCCAGGCGACGGCGGCGCGCCACGTCGACGCGGGCGCCGTCGTCGTCTCGAGCTTCTCGAAGTACTGGGCCATGACGGGCTGGCGCCTGGGGTGGCTCGTGCTCCCGCCCGAGCTCGTCCCGACGGTCGACGCGCTCGCGGGGAACCTCGCGCTGTGCCCGCCCGCCCTGGCGCAGCACGCGGCGCTCGCGGCCCTGACCCCGGAGGCATACGCCGAGGCGGACCGGCTGGTGGAGGGCTACGCGGCGGCGCGCGACCTGCTGCTGCGGCGGCTGCCCGAGCTCGGCTGGAAGGTCGCGCCGCCCGATGGCGCCTTCTACCTCTATGCCGATGTCGGCACGGACGACTCGGTGGCGTGGTGCGAGCGGCTGCTCGCCGACACGGGCGTGGCGCTCACGCCGGGCACGGACTTCGACGGCATCGGGGGCGCGCGGTACGTCCGGCTGTCCTTCGCGGCCCCGGTCGAGCAGGTCGACGAGGCGGTGACGCGGATCGTCGCCTGGCAGCGTCAGCGCGCGCGGTGA
- a CDS encoding ABC transporter ATP-binding protein, protein MSAHRAGSPPAAPEGARSPVMHRGPFGMGAAPPQKAKQFAPSARRLLGRLAPERVRLTVVLACSLLSVGLGLTGPKLLGHATDIIFSGVIGARLPAAATKAEAIAELQRSGQARLAELVGHMDVVPGRGIQLRELAELLLLVMALYAGASLFAWLQGYLLNKVVQSTVRQLRAEAQDKLAILPLAYFDGRPHGELLSRVTNDIDNIAQGLQQTLTQIMNGALTLIGIVVMLVVISPVLAVITLFTVPLSVLTTAAVAKRAQAKFVAQWAQVGVLNGQIEEAFTGHSLVNVLGRRRDVEARFQSTNQELFETSFRAQFMSSIIMPAVNFVGNLTYVAIAVVGGLRVASGAMLLGSVQAFIQYSRQFSQQLGQLASVTNVLQSGVASAERVFELLDEQGQSPDATPPAALPKVSGEVRFEHVTFRYKPDEPLIEDLDLTIMPGQTVAIVGPTGAGKTTLVNLLMRFYELDGGRILIDGVDIARLPRRELRAKLGIVLQDTWLFSGTIRDNIAFGNAAATEADIQEAARAAHVDRFVRALPAGYDTVINEDSGNLSAGEKQLITIARAFLANPAILILDEATSSVDTRTEVLVQRAMAALRAQRTSFVIAHRLSTIRDADMLLVMNAGRIVERGTHAELLAAGGHYHALYQTQLAGNGGSGAQLAG, encoded by the coding sequence ATGAGCGCGCATCGCGCTGGCTCCCCGCCCGCCGCCCCCGAGGGGGCGCGCTCCCCGGTGATGCACCGCGGCCCCTTTGGCATGGGGGCCGCGCCGCCGCAGAAGGCGAAGCAGTTCGCGCCTTCCGCGCGGCGCCTCCTCGGCCGCCTCGCCCCCGAGCGCGTGCGCCTCACGGTCGTGCTCGCTTGCTCGCTGCTCAGCGTGGGGCTCGGCCTGACCGGCCCGAAGCTGCTCGGCCACGCGACGGACATCATCTTCTCCGGCGTGATCGGCGCTCGCCTCCCGGCGGCCGCCACGAAGGCCGAGGCCATCGCCGAGCTCCAGCGCTCCGGCCAGGCGCGGCTCGCCGAGCTCGTGGGCCACATGGACGTCGTTCCCGGCCGCGGCATCCAGCTCCGTGAGCTCGCCGAGCTGCTCCTGCTCGTGATGGCGCTCTACGCCGGCGCGTCGCTGTTCGCCTGGCTGCAGGGCTACCTGCTCAACAAGGTCGTCCAGAGCACCGTGCGACAGCTCCGCGCCGAGGCGCAGGACAAGCTCGCCATCTTGCCGCTCGCCTACTTCGACGGCCGCCCGCACGGCGAGCTGTTGAGCCGCGTCACGAACGACATCGACAACATCGCGCAGGGCCTCCAGCAGACGCTGACGCAGATCATGAACGGCGCGCTGACGCTCATCGGCATCGTCGTCATGCTCGTCGTGATCTCGCCGGTGCTCGCGGTGATCACGCTCTTCACGGTGCCGCTCTCGGTGCTCACCACCGCGGCGGTCGCGAAGCGCGCGCAGGCGAAATTCGTCGCGCAGTGGGCGCAGGTCGGCGTGCTCAACGGCCAGATCGAGGAGGCGTTCACCGGCCACTCGCTCGTCAACGTGCTCGGGCGACGCCGCGACGTCGAGGCGCGCTTCCAGTCCACGAACCAGGAGCTGTTCGAGACCAGCTTCCGCGCGCAGTTCATGTCCAGCATCATCATGCCGGCGGTCAATTTCGTCGGGAACCTGACCTACGTCGCGATCGCCGTCGTCGGCGGCCTGCGCGTCGCGTCGGGCGCGATGCTGCTCGGCAGCGTGCAAGCGTTCATCCAGTACTCGCGCCAGTTCTCTCAGCAGCTCGGCCAGCTCGCGTCCGTCACGAACGTCCTGCAATCGGGCGTTGCCTCCGCAGAGCGGGTGTTCGAGCTGCTCGACGAACAGGGACAGTCCCCCGACGCCACCCCGCCCGCGGCCCTGCCGAAGGTCAGCGGCGAGGTCCGGTTCGAGCACGTCACGTTCCGCTACAAGCCCGACGAGCCCCTGATCGAGGACCTCGATCTCACCATCATGCCAGGCCAGACGGTCGCGATCGTCGGCCCGACCGGCGCCGGCAAGACCACGCTCGTGAACCTCTTGATGCGGTTTTACGAGCTCGACGGCGGTCGGATCCTGATCGACGGCGTCGACATCGCGCGCCTGCCTCGCCGCGAGCTGCGCGCGAAGCTCGGTATCGTGCTGCAGGACACATGGCTGTTCTCGGGCACGATCCGCGACAATATCGCGTTCGGCAACGCGGCCGCGACCGAGGCCGACATCCAGGAGGCGGCGCGCGCGGCGCACGTCGACCGCTTCGTGCGCGCCCTGCCCGCCGGTTACGATACGGTCATCAACGAGGATTCGGGCAACCTGAGCGCCGGCGAGAAGCAGCTCATCACGATCGCCCGCGCGTTCCTCGCGAACCCGGCGATCCTGATCCTCGACGAGGCGACCTCCTCGGTCGACACCCGGACCGAGGTGCTCGTCCAGCGCGCGATGGCCGCCTTGCGCGCCCAGCGCACGAGCTTCGTCATCGCGCATCGCCTTTCGACGATCCGCGACGCCGACATGCTCCTCGTGATGAACGCAGGGCGCATCGTCGAGCGCGGCACGCATGCGGAGCTCCTCGCCGCAGGGGGCCACTACCACGCGTTGTACCAGACCCAGCTCGCCGGCAACGGCGGAAGCGGCGCGCAGCTCGCGGGCTAG
- a CDS encoding sodium-translocating pyrophosphatase, whose product MDALSYQSLVTGAVALMVARSFYVRVKKAPEGNETMARIARYVREGAMAFLAREYKVLAVYAAAVFALLAATLGLLSAGAFAAGAFLSLIAGFFGMKAATYANVRTAEAARAHGKPTALVTALDGGAVMGLCVAGLGLIGLGGIYALFRNHEHLATIVHSFAVGASSIALFARIGGGIYTKAADVGADIVGKVEANIPEDDPRNPGVIADNVGDNVGDIAGMGADIYESYVAAVVAAIALGLTLPIAKLQQLAPSVSEQELRAMAVSLPLLLATIGLAVSVVGIFITRALKNLPPARVLRLALIVPPFLVVLAAAGILPGLGFSSGTVITLAAGAAGGAIVGLVTDYYTSMGPIHKVAQSSLTGPGTNVIRGIAVGLESVAIPLMTLVAVGWISNHYLGLYGIALAAVGMLAGTAIVMTVDAYGPIADNGGGISEMAGLGKEVRAITDELDAVGNTTAAVGKGFAIGSAVLTVVALFAAFNMEVDAVRRAKGLPELVLYLTDAKVLMGLLFGALLPCLVGALTMTAVGRAAGAIVEEIRRQFREIPGLLEGKPGVDPQPKVIVDIATSAAIREMIAPGAIAVLAPVVVGFVAGPEVLAGTLAGALVVGAVLSLMMANGGGAWDNAKKHIEKGGLDGHAKGSDAHKAAVVGDTVGDPFKDTSGPGISILIKVMGVVSLLIAPLIA is encoded by the coding sequence GTGGATGCATTGTCGTACCAGTCGCTCGTAACGGGCGCCGTCGCGCTCATGGTCGCACGCTCCTTTTACGTGCGTGTCAAGAAGGCCCCTGAAGGCAACGAGACGATGGCGCGCATCGCGCGCTACGTCCGCGAGGGGGCGATGGCCTTCCTCGCGCGCGAGTACAAGGTGCTCGCCGTCTACGCCGCCGCCGTCTTCGCGCTCCTGGCCGCGACGCTCGGGCTCCTGTCCGCGGGCGCCTTCGCCGCCGGCGCGTTCCTGTCGCTCATCGCCGGCTTCTTCGGCATGAAGGCCGCGACGTACGCCAACGTTCGCACGGCCGAGGCCGCCCGCGCGCACGGCAAGCCCACCGCGCTCGTCACCGCGCTCGACGGCGGCGCCGTCATGGGCCTCTGCGTGGCGGGGCTCGGCCTCATCGGCCTGGGCGGCATCTATGCCCTGTTCCGCAACCACGAGCACCTCGCGACGATCGTCCACTCGTTCGCCGTCGGCGCGAGCTCGATCGCGCTCTTCGCCCGCATCGGCGGCGGCATCTACACGAAGGCCGCCGACGTCGGCGCCGACATCGTCGGCAAGGTCGAGGCGAACATCCCCGAGGACGACCCCCGCAACCCGGGCGTCATCGCCGACAACGTGGGCGATAACGTCGGCGACATCGCGGGCATGGGCGCCGACATCTACGAGAGCTACGTGGCCGCGGTCGTCGCCGCGATCGCGCTCGGCCTCACGCTGCCGATCGCCAAGCTGCAGCAGCTCGCCCCGTCGGTGAGCGAGCAGGAGCTCCGCGCGATGGCCGTGTCGCTGCCGCTGCTCCTCGCGACGATCGGCCTCGCGGTCTCGGTCGTCGGCATCTTCATCACGCGCGCGCTCAAGAACCTGCCGCCGGCCCGCGTGCTGCGCCTCGCGCTCATCGTCCCGCCGTTCCTCGTCGTGCTCGCGGCGGCCGGCATCCTCCCGGGGCTCGGCTTCAGCTCCGGCACCGTCATCACCCTCGCGGCCGGCGCGGCGGGCGGGGCCATCGTCGGCCTCGTGACCGATTACTACACGTCGATGGGCCCCATCCACAAGGTGGCCCAGAGCTCGCTCACCGGCCCTGGCACCAACGTCATCCGCGGCATCGCGGTCGGCCTCGAGAGCGTCGCGATCCCCCTCATGACCCTCGTCGCCGTGGGCTGGATCTCGAACCACTACCTCGGCCTCTACGGCATCGCGCTCGCCGCGGTCGGCATGCTCGCGGGGACCGCGATCGTCATGACCGTCGACGCGTACGGCCCGATCGCCGACAACGGGGGCGGCATCTCCGAGATGGCCGGCCTCGGCAAGGAGGTCCGCGCGATCACCGACGAGCTCGACGCGGTCGGCAACACCACCGCGGCCGTCGGCAAGGGCTTCGCGATCGGCTCGGCGGTGCTCACCGTCGTCGCGCTGTTCGCCGCCTTCAACATGGAGGTCGACGCGGTCCGCCGCGCGAAGGGCCTGCCGGAGCTCGTGCTTTATCTGACGGACGCGAAGGTCCTCATGGGGCTCCTCTTCGGCGCGCTCCTCCCGTGCCTCGTCGGCGCGCTCACGATGACCGCCGTCGGCCGCGCGGCCGGCGCGATCGTCGAGGAGATCCGCCGTCAGTTCCGCGAGATCCCCGGCCTGCTCGAGGGCAAGCCGGGCGTCGACCCGCAGCCGAAGGTCATCGTCGACATCGCCACGTCGGCCGCCATCCGCGAGATGATCGCGCCCGGCGCCATCGCGGTGCTCGCGCCGGTCGTCGTCGGCTTCGTGGCCGGCCCCGAGGTCCTCGCGGGCACGCTGGCCGGCGCCCTCGTCGTCGGCGCGGTGCTCTCGCTGATGATGGCGAACGGCGGCGGCGCCTGGGACAACGCCAAGAAGCACATCGAGAAGGGCGGCCTCGACGGTCACGCGAAGGGCTCCGACGCCCACAAGGCCGCCGTCGTCGGCGACACCGTCGGCGATCCCTTCAAGGACACGTCGGGCCCCGGCATCTCGATCCTCATCAAGGTGATGGGCGTCGTGTCGCTCCTCATCGCCCCGCTCATCGCCTGA
- a CDS encoding tetratricopeptide repeat protein, whose amino-acid sequence MGGAVLLACPDASAQGRDPAAAEALFDAGRAALQAKDYDAACPKFRESYELDPAPGALLNLGDCEEKRGRVATAWSIFRQLARDLPANDDRRPIAQSRAAALEARVPRLTIRLAPGAPADTAVQRAGVPVGAGSLGSPLPVDPGEVHVTAAAPGRKQKTFTVQLAEGAQIELLVAPEGPAAAASAGPALPPRTAPQEAGGSPRRTAGWISAGVGAVGIGVGAVFGARAIGKKADAEAYCDEDNVCLDQGIKLQKQGVTAGTISTAAFLVGAAALGTGAVLVFTAPSSRQGSAAPRATIGVVPGGAMATVVF is encoded by the coding sequence GTGGGAGGAGCCGTGCTCCTCGCCTGCCCCGACGCCTCCGCGCAGGGGCGCGATCCTGCGGCCGCGGAGGCGCTGTTCGACGCCGGCAGGGCGGCGCTGCAGGCGAAGGACTACGACGCCGCGTGCCCGAAATTCCGGGAGAGCTACGAGCTCGATCCGGCGCCCGGGGCCCTGCTGAACCTCGGCGATTGCGAGGAGAAGCGCGGCAGGGTCGCGACCGCGTGGTCGATCTTCCGGCAGCTCGCGCGCGATCTGCCCGCGAACGACGACCGCCGCCCCATCGCCCAGTCGCGCGCGGCGGCGCTCGAGGCCCGCGTCCCGAGGCTCACGATCCGGCTCGCGCCGGGGGCGCCCGCGGACACGGCGGTGCAGCGCGCGGGGGTCCCGGTCGGCGCGGGCTCGCTGGGCTCGCCGTTGCCGGTGGATCCGGGCGAGGTCCACGTGACGGCGGCGGCGCCGGGCCGGAAGCAGAAGACCTTCACGGTGCAGCTCGCCGAGGGCGCGCAGATCGAGCTGCTCGTGGCGCCGGAGGGGCCCGCGGCCGCCGCGAGCGCGGGGCCTGCGCTCCCGCCGAGGACAGCGCCGCAGGAGGCGGGAGGCTCGCCCCGGCGGACGGCCGGCTGGATCAGCGCCGGCGTCGGCGCGGTCGGGATCGGCGTCGGCGCCGTGTTCGGCGCGCGCGCGATCGGAAAGAAGGCCGACGCAGAGGCGTACTGCGACGAGGACAACGTCTGCCTGGATCAGGGGATCAAGCTGCAGAAGCAGGGCGTGACCGCGGGGACGATCTCGACGGCCGCATTCCTGGTCGGGGCGGCGGCGCTGGGCACGGGCGCGGTGCTCGTCTTCACGGCGCCCTCCTCGAGGCAAGGGTCTGCCGCGCCCCGGGCCACGATCGGCGTGGTGCCGGGAGGCGCCATGGCGACGGTCGTCTTTTGA
- a CDS encoding ABC transporter ATP-binding protein, whose product MLRQLLGRFLRPQARLLALVVALQLVATLASLYLPSLNADIIDQGIALGDTSRILELGAIMLAITGVQIVCSVAANYAGARAAMSFGRDLRAAVFHRVGEFSARELSRFGAPSLITRTTNDVQQVQMVVMMGCTMLVLSPIMCVGGIVMALREDESLAWLLAIAVPLLAGAVVAIMSRMMPQFRRMQPLIDTVNRVLREQITGVRVIRAFVRERAEAARFEHANGDLTETALRIGRLQALMFPTVMFVFNASSVAVLWFGAHRIADGTLAIGSMTAFLAYLVQILMAVMMVTFMAVMLPRAAACSERIVEVLDTEPSVRAPDQPVTLVEPAGLVELRDVEYRYPGAELPVLRGISFVARPGQVTAIIGSTGSGKTTLLDLIARLIDPTRGEVRLDGVDARMLALDAVWSCIGLVPQRPFLFSGTVASNLRYGDPAANDEQLWAALAAAQARDFVEAMPRKLDSPIGQGGTNVSGGQRQRLSIARALLRRPRVYLFDDAFSALDVATEARLRAALAERTRAATVFIVAQRVSSIVDADQILVLDNGEIVGKGKHGELLATCPTYAEIVASQRDTAVAA is encoded by the coding sequence TTGCTGAGGCAGCTATTGGGCCGCTTCCTGCGCCCGCAGGCGCGCTTGCTCGCGCTCGTCGTCGCGCTCCAGCTCGTGGCGACGCTCGCCTCGCTGTACCTGCCGAGCCTGAACGCCGACATCATCGATCAGGGCATCGCGCTCGGTGATACGTCGCGGATCCTGGAGCTCGGCGCGATCATGCTCGCGATCACCGGCGTCCAGATCGTCTGCTCGGTCGCCGCGAACTACGCCGGCGCGCGCGCCGCGATGAGCTTCGGTCGCGACCTGCGCGCGGCGGTGTTCCACCGCGTCGGCGAGTTCTCCGCGCGCGAGCTGTCGCGGTTCGGAGCGCCGTCGCTCATCACGCGCACAACCAACGACGTCCAGCAGGTGCAGATGGTGGTGATGATGGGCTGTACGATGCTCGTCCTCTCGCCGATCATGTGCGTCGGCGGCATCGTGATGGCGCTGCGCGAGGACGAGTCGCTCGCCTGGCTGCTCGCGATCGCGGTGCCGCTGCTCGCCGGCGCCGTCGTCGCGATCATGTCGCGGATGATGCCGCAGTTCCGGCGGATGCAGCCCCTCATCGACACGGTGAACCGCGTGCTGCGCGAGCAGATTACCGGCGTGCGCGTGATCCGCGCCTTCGTGCGCGAGCGCGCCGAGGCGGCGCGCTTCGAGCACGCGAACGGCGACCTCACCGAGACCGCGCTGCGCATCGGGCGCCTGCAAGCGCTGATGTTCCCGACCGTGATGTTCGTATTCAACGCTTCGAGCGTCGCCGTCCTGTGGTTCGGCGCGCACCGGATCGCGGACGGCACGCTGGCGATCGGCTCGATGACCGCTTTTCTCGCCTACCTGGTGCAGATCCTGATGGCCGTGATGATGGTGACGTTCATGGCCGTCATGCTGCCGCGCGCGGCCGCTTGCTCGGAGCGCATCGTCGAGGTGCTGGACACCGAGCCGTCCGTGCGCGCCCCCGACCAGCCCGTCACGCTCGTCGAGCCGGCCGGCCTCGTCGAGCTGCGAGACGTCGAGTACCGCTATCCGGGCGCCGAGCTGCCCGTCCTTCGCGGCATCTCGTTCGTGGCGCGCCCCGGGCAGGTCACCGCGATCATCGGCAGCACCGGCTCGGGCAAGACCACGCTGCTCGACCTGATCGCGCGGCTCATCGATCCGACGAGGGGCGAGGTCCGGCTCGACGGTGTCGACGCGCGCATGCTCGCCCTCGACGCGGTGTGGTCGTGCATCGGGCTCGTGCCGCAGCGACCCTTCCTGTTCTCCGGCACGGTGGCCTCGAACCTGCGCTACGGCGACCCCGCGGCGAACGACGAGCAGCTCTGGGCGGCGCTCGCCGCCGCGCAGGCGCGCGACTTCGTCGAGGCGATGCCGCGGAAGCTCGACTCGCCGATCGGGCAGGGCGGCACGAACGTCTCCGGCGGCCAGCGCCAGCGGCTGTCGATCGCCCGCGCCCTGCTGCGCCGACCGCGCGTGTATCTGTTCGACGACGCCTTCTCCGCGCTCGACGTCGCCACCGAGGCCCGGCTGCGGGCCGCGCTCGCCGAGCGCACGCGCGCCGCCACGGTGTTCATCGTCGCGCAGCGCGTGTCGAGCATCGTCGACGCGGACCAGATCCTCGTGCTCGACAACGGCGAGATCGTCGGCAAGGGCAAGCACGGCGAGCTGCTCGCGACGTGCCCGACGTACGCCGAGATCGTGGCCTCGCAGCGCGACACGGCGGTGGCCGCATGA
- a CDS encoding TetR/AcrR family transcriptional regulator yields the protein MAPPSRRAPPLRPEERRASIIAATIPLLRLYGRNVTTAQIAMAAGTAEGTLFRVFPDKESLIQAAIATLFDPAPTLRELERIDLAAPLRDRSIQAVEILQRRVEGIWQLISMLGMTMPPPMRPESGCAQTPRQDEQVHVQLERLFEASRDELRCDPAYAARLLRMMTFAGTHPRITDGMPLTAAEVVAVLLDGIRRRPEEEESC from the coding sequence ATGGCACCACCAAGCCGACGAGCTCCTCCCCTGCGTCCGGAGGAGCGTCGCGCGAGCATCATCGCGGCGACGATCCCGCTGCTGCGCTTGTACGGCCGCAACGTGACGACGGCGCAGATCGCGATGGCCGCCGGTACCGCGGAGGGAACGCTGTTCCGCGTGTTCCCCGACAAGGAGTCGCTGATCCAGGCCGCGATCGCGACCCTTTTCGATCCGGCGCCGACGCTGCGAGAGCTGGAGCGCATCGATCTCGCGGCGCCGCTGCGCGATCGCTCGATCCAGGCGGTCGAGATCCTGCAGCGCCGCGTCGAGGGCATCTGGCAGCTCATCTCGATGCTCGGCATGACGATGCCGCCCCCCATGCGCCCCGAGTCCGGGTGCGCTCAGACGCCGCGCCAGGATGAGCAGGTTCACGTGCAGCTCGAGCGCCTGTTCGAGGCGTCGCGCGACGAGCTGCGCTGCGATCCGGCGTATGCAGCGCGGCTACTGCGCATGATGACGTTCGCGGGCACCCACCCGCGGATCACCGACGGCATGCCCCTGACCGCCGCGGAGGTCGTGGCGGTCCTGCTCGATGGCATCCGCCGCCGCCCCGAAGAGGAGGAGTCTTGCTGA